GTTAGCTTGTTGCCTTTTTGTTCCAATGCTGGTTTGGATCTCCGTTATGAGAGTTCTCCATGTCATTCCCTCTGTTCCTCAGGTACGTGGTGGCCCAAGCCTTGCAGTTTTGGATATGGTCAAGGCATTGCGGGCTAACAATGTTGATGCCGAAATTGCCACAACGAATGACAATGGTGATGGCTTACTTGATGTTCCTTTACAGCAGCGAGTTGAGTATCAACAAGTTCCAGTGTGGTTTTTCTCTCGCTTTTCACCCTCTGTGAAATTTTTAAGAGAGTACGCTTTTTCTTGGCAACTAACAGTGTGGTTATGGCATAACATTTCTCAGTATGAACTGTTACATATTCACGCAATTTTCTCTTATGCATCTACAATTGCAATGCTCATTGCCCGTTGCCAAAATATTCCTTATATTGTGATTCCACATGGCTTACTATGCGAGTGGTCTTTGCAGCAAAGCACCCTCAGAAAGCAAATTTACCTGCGGCTAATTGAGAAAGCTAACCTCAACCACAGTCAGGCTATCCACCTGACTTCCCAACTGGAACAGCAAGAAGTTGCCCAGTTGGGATTTAACGTACCTAGTTTTGTATTACCTCACGGACTTGCCCAACCTAGGCTGATTCTCAATGCCCGTTATTTACTCCGGCAACATCTTAAGATCCCAGCAGATGAACCTATAATTTTATTTTTATCCCGCCTGCATCCCAAAAAAGGATTACATTATCTAATTCCCGCCTTGGGTAAACTCACTCAATACCGTTTTACCTTCGTTGTCGCAGGTAGTGGTACTAAAGAATACGAAGCGGAAATTGAGTCTCTTGCGGTTTCAACTGGCATTCGCGATCGCACCCATTTTACTGGATTTGTGGCTGGAGACACGAAAAACCTGCTGATCCAAGGCTCAGATTTATTTGTCCTGACATCCTACGCTGAAAACTTCGGCATCGCAGTTTTAGAATCTTTAGCTGTGGGTGTTCCTGTGCTTGTGACTCCTGGTGTGGCGTTAGCTGCTTTTGTTCAACAGCATCAACTCGGTTACGTTCCCGAATTGGATGTGGTGGCGATCGCCAAAGCCATTGAACAATATCTCACTCATCCTCAAGCAGCTCAAGATATGGGCGATCGCGCTCGTCAAATCATTAAAGAACAATATACTTGGGACAAAGTAGCAATTAAGATGATGGAAATTTATCAAAGTATCATCTTAAATCATACTAGGAAAACTTCTTAATAATATTAATCTTTATGTGTGGCATTGCCGGAATTTTAACTAACACTGAAATCCAAAACAACTTAGAAATTTTGATGTTGAGGATGCAAACTGCTCTACAGCATCGTGGCCCTGATGACCAAGGAATTTATATTTCCCCAAATAGACAAGTTGCTTTTGCTCATACTCGCCTTTCGATTATTGACCTCAGCACTGCTGGACATCAGCCGATGTCTACACCTGACAAACGTTACTGGATTACTTTTAATGGAGAAATTTACAACTTTCGGCAACTGCGACGTGAATTAGAAACAAAAGGAGAACAATTTCATTCACAAACAGATACTGAAGTCATTCTTAAACTTTATCAGCATCAAGGAACCGAATGTGTAAAGCATTTGCGCGGGATGTTTGCTTTTGCCATTTGGGATAATCAAGAACAAACTTGTT
Above is a window of Nostoc sp. UHCC 0702 DNA encoding:
- a CDS encoding glycosyltransferase, producing the protein MRVLHVIPSVPQVRGGPSLAVLDMVKALRANNVDAEIATTNDNGDGLLDVPLQQRVEYQQVPVWFFSRFSPSVKFLREYAFSWQLTVWLWHNISQYELLHIHAIFSYASTIAMLIARCQNIPYIVIPHGLLCEWSLQQSTLRKQIYLRLIEKANLNHSQAIHLTSQLEQQEVAQLGFNVPSFVLPHGLAQPRLILNARYLLRQHLKIPADEPIILFLSRLHPKKGLHYLIPALGKLTQYRFTFVVAGSGTKEYEAEIESLAVSTGIRDRTHFTGFVAGDTKNLLIQGSDLFVLTSYAENFGIAVLESLAVGVPVLVTPGVALAAFVQQHQLGYVPELDVVAIAKAIEQYLTHPQAAQDMGDRARQIIKEQYTWDKVAIKMMEIYQSIILNHTRKTS